In a single window of the Candidatus Krumholzibacteriia bacterium genome:
- a CDS encoding TonB-dependent receptor, with the protein MIRGAGGTHFGPNAQGGVINILGRDPQDASELTARGGSRGLFSLDGSRAWQSPAAEWSLEAGQKESEGHLPNGDSRLHHLGARLRSLHGRFHLDAGVAFGEYGVPIMPNRYERFRDWKNTRLSARLQGRLSSRSRWNLSVYGIGESSVLDSYTDASLDTLKSESPFKTLGTGAELSFHRVLGSGTILGTGLQWRRDSADMLFLGGRQAESILGSFLRWTHENPGGMRSEAGLRGDWHSSAEAAFAGHLGFSRRLTPEYSWPELRARGQAYRGSRFPALREFYLTAPAPGWGDPDLLSESSIGWDAGLDLHLSQAIQLRLTRFESNVSNLVERDFSQGMPWRFVNLESVQMNGWEWEGVWKPGKDLQLRVNHETLDASSGPEETPLNLRPETRTISHSGNSLQISGFPFLPCIEAPSYTSIRRAEEDRSLCLAGLETEQQSARLLASLSGCRKPDGSGIRGRWTPPVPSHAGGATEDGDSGVFQKAGLF; encoded by the coding sequence GTGATTCGCGGTGCCGGGGGAACGCATTTCGGCCCGAATGCCCAGGGAGGGGTCATCAACATTCTCGGCCGGGATCCTCAAGATGCTTCAGAACTGACGGCACGGGGGGGGAGCCGGGGGCTTTTCTCTCTGGATGGTTCCCGGGCCTGGCAGAGTCCCGCTGCGGAGTGGAGTCTGGAAGCGGGGCAGAAAGAAAGCGAGGGCCACCTTCCCAACGGTGACTCCCGGCTTCACCATCTGGGGGCGAGATTGAGAAGTCTCCACGGGAGATTCCATCTGGATGCAGGAGTGGCCTTTGGCGAGTACGGGGTTCCCATTATGCCGAACCGTTACGAGCGTTTCCGTGACTGGAAGAACACCCGCTTGTCTGCTCGCCTTCAGGGCCGCCTTTCCTCGCGTAGCCGCTGGAACCTGAGTGTTTATGGAATTGGGGAAAGCAGTGTTCTCGATTCCTATACGGATGCAAGTCTCGACACCCTGAAGTCGGAGAGTCCTTTCAAAACTCTCGGGACTGGTGCCGAACTGTCCTTTCACCGCGTGCTTGGCAGCGGGACGATTCTGGGCACGGGATTGCAATGGCGCAGGGACTCAGCGGACATGCTTTTTCTGGGAGGAAGGCAGGCGGAGAGCATTCTGGGGAGTTTCCTCCGCTGGACCCACGAGAACCCGGGTGGCATGAGGAGCGAGGCCGGTCTTCGGGGAGACTGGCATTCGAGCGCGGAAGCGGCCTTTGCCGGGCATCTCGGGTTTTCACGAAGGCTCACTCCGGAATACTCGTGGCCTGAATTGAGGGCTCGTGGACAGGCCTATCGCGGAAGCCGCTTCCCTGCGCTTCGTGAGTTCTATTTGACTGCACCGGCACCGGGGTGGGGAGATCCGGATCTTCTTTCGGAATCCAGTATCGGCTGGGACGCGGGACTGGACCTTCACCTGAGCCAGGCGATCCAGTTGCGGCTGACCCGCTTTGAATCGAATGTCTCGAACCTGGTCGAGCGGGATTTCTCTCAGGGCATGCCCTGGCGTTTCGTGAATCTGGAATCCGTCCAGATGAATGGCTGGGAGTGGGAGGGAGTCTGGAAACCCGGAAAGGACCTTCAGCTTCGCGTGAACCATGAGACTCTTGATGCCTCCAGCGGCCCGGAGGAAACCCCTCTCAATCTCCGCCCGGAGACCCGGACAATTTCTCACTCCGGAAACAGTTTGCAGATTTCGGGATTTCCTTTTCTTCCCTGCATCGAGGCTCCCAGTTATACCTCCATCAGGAGAGCGGAAGAAGATCGAAGCCTATGCCTTGCTGGGCTTGAGACTGAGCAGCAGTCTGCCCGGCTCCTGGCTTCTCTCTCTGGATGTCGAAAACCTGATGGATCGGGAATACGAGGTCGATGGACACCACCTGTCCCTTCCCACGCAGGCGGGGCGACCGAGGACGGTGATTCTGGGGTTTTCCAGAAAGCTGGACTCTTCTGA
- a CDS encoding FlgD immunoglobulin-like domain containing protein, producing the protein MKQICLPLALAVFTLAPALQACSRDLLPLPSHAAPLQGDRSWATDYSHLISVPVSNYDSDCNPWLTPDEDEIFFIRASGHAGPADDEFEGIWDIYHAEWDEVEGTWGPVSNLGPNVNSENADRSPTTTADGDTLLFHSGNFIFCSIRIGGEFQESQLIQNGTDPCLSLDGRTLYYALDKDIWVCSRGPSGAIDDWVDHQELGPNINSLKAEVRPFISQNDSLLFFSDFSNPRPGGYGDADIWVSEWVEGDWGPAENIGAPLNMDRPLCSTWVSSDLNRFYGASESYEGSAGTEDIWISYLDSIVEPELVIASPGVWVQLGELEGAWNVYDMAEDASGMLFAATAPSARVYRSSDAGESWEACAELPGAMIAHSLLNTSAGDLLVGTYPFGDIFLSSDQGDTWTLSSNLPTATAVRALYELSDGRILAGTSPECLLFHSLDGGSNWSLLSPLSSLKNGVTVLFESSNGLLMAGGWGNPMVSINGGNHWNTLYTFSGMASIEAFLETPGDTLWMSGWGHNEMGFAKFSTDLGINWQDSGDIGHGQIHAVRVYDIEQFDDSSLIVGYQPGPDSVACRSWDGGQNWENLPPLEGAHEILRFFETSAGDLLACTTPNGDIFRYNPEAVAVPGEPGDHPFAVSGLIGGFPNPFRESTRLSWRIAEDGPVELSVLDVRGRRVARLLQESLPEGYHELEWNGRDQEGNRVAAGVYFLRMKSHDTVSYQKVLHLR; encoded by the coding sequence ATGAAGCAAATCTGTCTTCCCCTTGCTCTTGCCGTGTTCACACTGGCTCCAGCGCTACAGGCCTGTTCTCGCGACCTGCTTCCCCTTCCCTCTCACGCTGCGCCGCTCCAGGGAGACCGAAGCTGGGCAACGGACTACAGTCATCTGATCAGTGTGCCGGTTTCCAACTACGACTCGGACTGCAATCCCTGGCTCACGCCCGATGAAGACGAGATCTTCTTCATTCGCGCCTCGGGCCATGCGGGCCCGGCAGATGATGAGTTCGAGGGAATCTGGGACATCTACCACGCTGAGTGGGACGAAGTGGAGGGTACTTGGGGGCCCGTCAGCAATCTGGGCCCCAACGTAAATTCCGAGAATGCCGATCGCAGTCCCACGACCACGGCTGATGGCGACACGCTTCTCTTTCACAGTGGCAATTTCATCTTCTGTTCCATTCGAATTGGCGGAGAGTTTCAGGAGTCGCAACTCATCCAGAACGGAACCGACCCCTGCCTGAGCCTGGACGGGCGGACTCTCTACTATGCTCTGGACAAGGACATCTGGGTCTGCAGCCGGGGCCCGAGCGGTGCGATCGACGACTGGGTCGACCACCAGGAGCTGGGACCCAATATCAACAGCCTCAAGGCAGAGGTTCGACCCTTCATCTCTCAAAATGACAGTCTCCTCTTCTTTTCCGATTTCTCCAACCCCCGCCCGGGAGGTTACGGAGATGCGGACATCTGGGTCAGCGAATGGGTCGAAGGAGACTGGGGGCCCGCAGAGAACATTGGCGCACCCCTCAACATGGACCGGCCTCTTTGTTCCACCTGGGTCTCTTCTGACCTGAACCGCTTTTATGGTGCAAGCGAATCCTATGAAGGGAGTGCGGGCACAGAAGATATCTGGATTTCCTATCTGGATTCCATCGTGGAGCCGGAACTGGTGATTGCTTCACCCGGGGTCTGGGTTCAACTGGGTGAACTGGAAGGAGCCTGGAATGTCTATGACATGGCCGAGGATGCCAGCGGGATGCTCTTTGCGGCGACGGCTCCCTCTGCCCGGGTCTACCGATCCAGTGATGCGGGCGAATCCTGGGAAGCCTGTGCGGAACTTCCGGGAGCCATGATCGCCCACTCCCTGCTGAATACCAGTGCCGGGGATCTTCTTGTCGGAACCTATCCCTTCGGCGACATATTCCTCTCCAGTGATCAGGGAGACACATGGACTCTCTCTTCCAATCTCCCGACGGCCACGGCCGTACGTGCCCTCTACGAACTCTCCGATGGTCGCATTCTCGCAGGGACTTCTCCAGAATGTCTGCTATTTCACAGCCTGGATGGAGGAAGCAACTGGTCTCTTCTCTCGCCCCTGTCGAGTCTGAAGAATGGCGTCACGGTGCTTTTTGAAAGCTCGAACGGACTCCTGATGGCGGGTGGTTGGGGCAACCCCATGGTTTCAATCAATGGAGGCAACCACTGGAACACTCTCTACACCTTCAGCGGGATGGCCAGCATTGAGGCTTTCCTGGAAACTCCCGGCGACACTCTCTGGATGAGTGGCTGGGGGCATAACGAGATGGGCTTTGCCAAGTTCAGTACTGACCTCGGGATCAACTGGCAGGACAGCGGAGACATTGGACATGGGCAGATCCATGCAGTTCGTGTCTATGACATCGAGCAGTTCGATGATTCCTCGCTCATTGTGGGATACCAGCCGGGGCCCGACTCCGTGGCCTGCCGTTCCTGGGACGGTGGCCAGAACTGGGAAAACCTCCCTCCCCTCGAAGGGGCTCATGAGATTCTCCGTTTCTTTGAAACCTCTGCGGGAGATCTTCTCGCCTGCACCACTCCCAACGGTGACATATTCCGCTATAACCCGGAGGCAGTTGCTGTCCCCGGAGAACCTGGAGATCATCCCTTTGCCGTTTCCGGGCTGATCGGAGGATTCCCGAATCCCTTCCGGGAAAGCACCCGCCTGTCTTGGAGAATCGCTGAAGACGGTCCCGTGGAACTCAGTGTTCTGGATGTTCGCGGACGGAGAGTCGCCCGTCTTCTTCAAGAGTCCTTGCCCGAGGGCTATCACGAACTGGAATGGAATGGTCGCGATCAGGAGGGAAACCGGGTCGCTGCGGGTGTCTACTTCCTGAGAATGAAATCTCATGATACCGTAAGCTATCAGAAAGTTCTTCACCTTCGATAA
- a CDS encoding class I SAM-dependent methyltransferase yields the protein MRRIAFLLLFLLACTPQGGPGHGSGAREFDQFAREVFAPIYPLLAQQILEDTGISEGHCLDIGSGGGYLGIEIARMSGMKVVLGDIDRAALRIADRNLKEAGLRRQVSTRYANVQSLPFADKSFDLVVSRGSFLFWEDKKLAFSEIARVLKKGGAAYIGGGMGRRMPKEARSSIKEEMKIRGIGPEGVSKLSPEEMESILKEAGIRNFKILGDGPQDFTCKCGMWVQFDGFERM from the coding sequence ATGCGAAGGATCGCTTTCCTCCTCCTCTTCCTTCTGGCCTGCACACCCCAGGGCGGACCCGGGCATGGTTCCGGCGCTCGGGAGTTTGACCAGTTTGCCAGGGAAGTCTTTGCACCGATCTACCCCCTGCTTGCCCAGCAGATCCTCGAGGACACAGGCATCAGCGAAGGGCATTGTCTGGACATCGGCTCGGGCGGCGGATACCTCGGAATCGAGATTGCTCGCATGAGCGGCATGAAGGTGGTTCTCGGCGACATCGATCGCGCAGCTCTTCGTATTGCCGACCGAAACCTGAAAGAGGCCGGACTCCGAAGACAGGTCTCGACCCGCTATGCGAACGTTCAGAGTTTGCCTTTTGCAGACAAGAGTTTCGATCTCGTGGTGAGCCGTGGATCCTTTCTATTTTGGGAGGACAAGAAACTCGCATTCTCGGAGATCGCTCGGGTTCTCAAGAAGGGCGGCGCGGCCTATATCGGAGGAGGAATGGGTCGCAGAATGCCCAAGGAGGCCCGCTCCAGCATCAAGGAAGAGATGAAGATTCGGGGTATCGGTCCCGAGGGAGTTAGCAAGCTAAGCCCTGAAGAGATGGAATCCATCCTGAAGGAGGCCGGCATCCGGAACTTCAAAATCCTCGGGGATGGCCCTCAGGACTTCACCTGCAAGTGTGGAATGTGGGTGCAGTTCGATGGATTTGAGCGCATGTGA
- a CDS encoding glycoside hydrolase family 38 C-terminal domain-containing protein, which produces MTAPRTAYIVSHTHWDREWYQSFHEFRFRFHEIFQEILERLEEGGAFRHFLLDGQLLILEDFLEIFPEEEARIRRLVESGHLSLGPWYILPDEFLVSGEATLRNIFFGHSLARRMGGVQKQGYMPDSFGHLAQMPQILQKCGIGSFLYTRGNGDEIDRTGQEFLWKAPDGSEVLALNQCEGYCNAGGLGHEEIWHAHTPRNVSIQRAVDKIRELFEKTRRRSASENFLISNGCDHFPAQKGFEEILRALEEAFPETEFSHGPLSDYVSAVSMEELPLKVHEGELLGARLHFVLSGVWSSRVNLKQENDEIQELLCGQVEPLASYAYFCQEQNWPGEELAYAWKKLLENHPHDSICGCSTDAVHREMLSRFAAARESAQGLIQRAHRKLCPEFAPEPEGDQDTLISVFNPLPEKRSEVVERMILLQPGTLDFNKLRLFDEEGNLLPQDRVFLQEVERFWGVDYRNLPDCKEQLQCFEGYRQHFGERLLNPEAESADRYLHLVFEAKDLPALGHRNYLLRESDEDLPLLPGDPVLRGERSLENGQLSMRICDEGLELLHRKTGRRYSQLCRFLDEGDRGDEYDFAALPEGAFETDFSNWEIHHPPSTPLRGVLELRGSFLLPVSLTKDRNSRSGKMVECPVRLRISLDAGSDRLDLEVRIDNRAKDHRLRMDFPLPFESQELWSEDAFRVALRPVHREWKDDWAQKELRTWPQQGFSLMQDDQGGLAVFSKGLKEVEAREDGFSFTLLRAVGWLSRDDFPERGNANAGPTIPTPDAQMQGEQCFSLSLVPFRGDWRDADVFGKSLRWRRTPRVRQGVLEGSAPSRSLIAKQNPGVAFSALRVHEERGTMILRLFNLGEEPQVETLDCKLPIRGVWICNLLEEREQEREVQKTGSFTVELAGHEILCLEIQCTCLDASAELLSRYPKQ; this is translated from the coding sequence ATGACTGCCCCCCGAACTGCCTATATCGTTTCCCACACGCACTGGGACCGGGAGTGGTATCAGAGTTTCCACGAGTTCCGATTCCGCTTCCACGAGATCTTCCAGGAGATACTGGAGCGTCTGGAAGAAGGGGGCGCTTTCCGTCACTTCCTTCTCGATGGCCAGCTTCTCATCCTCGAGGATTTTCTTGAGATATTTCCGGAGGAAGAAGCCCGCATCAGAAGACTGGTCGAATCGGGCCATCTCTCTCTGGGTCCCTGGTACATCCTGCCCGATGAGTTTCTTGTCAGCGGGGAAGCGACCCTTCGCAACATTTTCTTTGGCCATTCCCTGGCAAGACGGATGGGGGGAGTACAGAAACAGGGCTACATGCCCGACAGTTTTGGACACTTGGCGCAGATGCCCCAGATCCTTCAAAAGTGCGGTATCGGGAGTTTTCTCTACACCCGCGGCAATGGCGATGAGATTGACCGCACGGGGCAGGAGTTTCTCTGGAAAGCGCCGGACGGGAGTGAGGTCCTCGCCCTCAATCAGTGCGAAGGCTATTGCAATGCCGGGGGCCTGGGCCATGAGGAAATCTGGCATGCCCACACGCCCAGGAATGTGAGCATCCAGAGAGCAGTGGACAAGATTCGGGAACTCTTTGAGAAGACCCGGCGGCGTTCAGCAAGCGAGAACTTTCTCATCAGCAATGGTTGTGATCATTTTCCGGCACAGAAGGGCTTCGAAGAGATCCTCCGGGCACTGGAAGAGGCTTTCCCGGAAACGGAGTTCTCCCACGGCCCGCTCTCCGATTATGTCTCCGCGGTTAGCATGGAAGAACTTCCCCTGAAAGTCCATGAAGGGGAGTTGCTCGGGGCAAGACTGCACTTTGTCCTGTCGGGAGTCTGGTCAAGTCGTGTGAACCTGAAGCAGGAGAACGACGAGATCCAGGAACTCCTTTGCGGGCAGGTCGAGCCTCTTGCGAGCTATGCATATTTCTGCCAGGAGCAAAACTGGCCGGGCGAGGAATTGGCTTACGCATGGAAGAAGTTGCTGGAGAACCATCCCCATGACAGCATTTGTGGTTGCAGCACCGATGCTGTTCACCGGGAAATGCTCTCCCGATTTGCTGCCGCCCGAGAAAGTGCGCAGGGCTTGATTCAGAGGGCGCATCGAAAGCTCTGCCCGGAGTTTGCTCCGGAGCCGGAAGGGGATCAGGACACCCTGATTTCGGTCTTCAATCCGCTTCCTGAGAAGCGAAGCGAAGTCGTGGAGAGAATGATCCTGCTTCAGCCCGGGACTCTGGACTTCAATAAACTGCGCCTTTTCGATGAAGAGGGAAACTTGCTTCCCCAGGACAGGGTCTTCCTTCAGGAAGTGGAACGGTTCTGGGGAGTGGACTACCGCAACCTTCCCGATTGCAAGGAGCAGTTGCAGTGCTTTGAAGGCTATCGGCAACACTTCGGGGAGCGTCTTCTGAATCCGGAAGCAGAGAGCGCAGACCGTTATCTGCATCTGGTTTTCGAAGCAAAAGATCTCCCGGCTCTCGGGCACCGGAACTACCTGCTTCGGGAAAGCGATGAGGACCTGCCCTTGCTCCCCGGCGACCCGGTTTTGCGTGGTGAGCGTTCCCTGGAAAACGGGCAGCTTTCGATGAGGATCTGCGATGAAGGGCTCGAGCTTCTGCATCGAAAGACCGGTCGCAGGTATTCACAGCTCTGTCGCTTCCTGGACGAAGGAGATCGGGGCGATGAGTACGACTTTGCCGCTCTGCCTGAAGGAGCTTTCGAAACGGATTTCAGTAACTGGGAAATCCATCATCCGCCCTCTACGCCGCTTCGCGGGGTTCTGGAATTGCGAGGTTCTTTTTTACTTCCAGTTTCCTTGACGAAAGACAGAAACAGCAGAAGTGGGAAGATGGTGGAGTGTCCGGTGCGCCTTCGGATTTCACTCGACGCAGGAAGTGATCGTCTGGACCTGGAAGTCCGCATCGACAATCGTGCAAAGGATCATCGACTCCGCATGGACTTCCCCCTGCCTTTTGAGAGTCAGGAGCTCTGGAGCGAAGATGCTTTCCGGGTCGCTCTGCGTCCTGTCCATAGAGAGTGGAAGGACGACTGGGCACAGAAAGAACTGAGAACCTGGCCCCAGCAGGGTTTCAGCCTGATGCAGGACGATCAGGGAGGACTGGCCGTATTTTCCAAAGGGCTGAAGGAGGTGGAAGCCCGGGAGGACGGCTTTTCCTTTACGCTTCTTCGTGCCGTGGGCTGGCTGTCCCGGGATGATTTCCCTGAAAGAGGAAACGCAAATGCCGGCCCGACAATCCCCACGCCGGATGCTCAAATGCAGGGAGAGCAGTGTTTCTCCCTGTCTCTTGTCCCCTTCCGGGGAGACTGGCGCGATGCGGATGTTTTCGGCAAGTCACTTCGATGGCGAAGAACGCCGAGAGTGCGTCAGGGTGTGCTCGAGGGAAGTGCTCCTTCCCGCAGCCTGATTGCCAAGCAAAACCCGGGAGTCGCCTTTTCCGCCCTCCGTGTCCACGAGGAACGGGGAACAATGATCCTTCGACTGTTCAATCTTGGTGAGGAGCCGCAGGTCGAGACTCTCGACTGTAAACTGCCGATCCGGGGAGTCTGGATCTGCAACCTTCTGGAGGAACGGGAGCAGGAACGGGAAGTTCAGAAGACGGGCAGTTTTACGGTAGAACTTGCTGGCCATGAAATCCTGTGCCTGGAGATACAATGCACTTGTCTGGACGCAAGCGCCGAGCTTCTTTCGCGATACCCAAAGCAATGA
- a CDS encoding glycoside hydrolase family 130 protein, with product MPLHRDFRQPLLSRENLPPPWNDCSAVFNPGALRIKGKDHLLLRVQDRGRRSLLFHATEQGDASFAVAGEPVRVGELEIPGEEIFHVYDPRITVFEDRILVCLALDTDRACRLAIATTKDFRALDFLPQSRGDDLRNGVLFPERIGGRIARLERPNLGGSGDEIRLAYSDDLLHWEPGPVIMRGRPRFWDERIGAGPPPLKTREGWLLVYHGIASHFASGDLYQAGVALLDLEDPSRLIARSAVNILEPRETWELTGQVPNVVFPSGLTVDCDEEGFADPEALLRIYYGAADTMIGRASTRVRDLIDMAREEA from the coding sequence ATGCCTCTTCATCGTGATTTCCGGCAGCCTCTTTTGAGTCGTGAGAACCTGCCGCCTCCCTGGAACGACTGTTCTGCGGTTTTCAATCCCGGGGCTCTTCGTATCAAGGGTAAAGACCACCTCTTGCTTCGTGTGCAGGATCGTGGTCGCCGAAGCCTGCTCTTTCATGCGACTGAGCAGGGGGATGCTTCCTTTGCCGTGGCAGGGGAACCTGTCCGTGTCGGGGAACTCGAGATCCCCGGAGAAGAGATCTTTCATGTGTACGACCCGCGGATCACTGTATTTGAGGACAGGATCCTGGTCTGCCTTGCCCTTGATACGGATCGTGCCTGCCGGCTGGCAATCGCCACAACGAAGGACTTCCGGGCCCTGGACTTCCTGCCACAGTCCCGCGGAGACGACCTTCGCAACGGGGTTCTTTTTCCCGAGCGTATCGGAGGACGAATCGCCCGTCTCGAGCGTCCCAATCTGGGTGGAAGCGGTGATGAAATCCGGCTGGCCTATTCCGATGATCTCCTGCACTGGGAGCCCGGGCCGGTGATCATGCGTGGAAGACCTCGCTTCTGGGACGAAAGAATCGGTGCGGGACCTCCTCCCCTCAAGACCCGCGAGGGCTGGCTTCTTGTCTACCATGGAATCGCAAGCCACTTCGCCTCCGGCGACCTCTATCAGGCGGGAGTCGCTCTTCTGGATCTCGAGGATCCCTCTCGCCTGATTGCACGAAGTGCTGTGAACATTCTGGAGCCGAGAGAAACCTGGGAACTGACGGGACAGGTTCCCAATGTCGTGTTTCCCAGTGGTCTTACCGTGGACTGCGATGAAGAGGGCTTTGCAGACCCCGAAGCACTGTTGCGAATCTACTACGGAGCTGCCGACACAATGATCGGGCGAGCCAGTACCCGCGTCCGGGATCTCATCGACATGGCCCGGGAGGAAGCATGA
- a CDS encoding sodium:solute symporter gives MNFTLLDWGIVAVVLALMVSGILLSRNYMRGVADFLAAGRNAGRYVLSLSQGIAGLGAITIVGLFEMNFIAGFSMSWWGLTMGVVILLMTVSGWVVYRFRQTRALTLAEFFEKRYSRNFRIFAGLIAWLSGIINFGIFPAVGARFFIHFCGFPEYWILGGISLPVFPLLMLFLLSLALYFVFSGGQVAVIITDFIQGVFVNLVFLVILFYLMSVVEWGQIMEALASAPDNASLINPYKTSHVEDFNLVFFLIGIFGVFYGAMSWQGTQGYNASAKTAHEAKMGSVLTNWRGFPQGIFLLMVPIMIYTVMRHPDWSALSSVVQGQLQQVDSETLRNQLRAPLVLVQLLPPGLLGAFGAVMLAAFISTHDTYLHSWGSIFVQDVILPFRKKELTPKQHLLALRLSIFGVALFIFFFSLLFQQSEYIFLFFAITGAIFAGGSGAVIIGGLYWKRGTAAGAWTALSSGAMIAVGGILIHRLDAGLFELSRGHLPALARHFWSVLHWLYEINGQQYWALAMFASTLLYVAVSLLGRREVDLDRLLHRNEHAIAGEMEVVEKTPTRGWKVLGMGREFTRGDKVIYIASYAWTAIWTLIFLVGSAINLKNPADDSSWGSFWKTYVMIQIVVAVFVMVWFTIGGVRDLREMFSRLGKPERDESDDGRVDASSS, from the coding sequence TTGAACTTCACCCTTCTCGACTGGGGCATTGTCGCTGTCGTGCTTGCCCTGATGGTTTCAGGGATTCTCCTCAGCCGTAACTACATGCGGGGAGTCGCTGACTTCCTCGCAGCAGGACGGAACGCCGGTCGCTATGTCCTCAGCCTGTCTCAGGGCATTGCGGGCCTCGGGGCGATCACCATCGTGGGTCTCTTCGAGATGAACTTCATCGCAGGCTTTTCCATGTCCTGGTGGGGGCTTACCATGGGAGTGGTCATCCTCCTGATGACCGTTTCGGGCTGGGTTGTGTATCGATTTCGCCAGACCCGTGCCCTGACTCTCGCGGAGTTCTTCGAGAAAAGATACAGCCGGAACTTTCGAATCTTCGCCGGCCTGATTGCCTGGCTTAGCGGGATCATCAACTTCGGGATTTTCCCTGCGGTGGGGGCGCGGTTCTTTATCCATTTCTGTGGATTCCCCGAGTACTGGATCCTTGGCGGCATTTCCCTTCCGGTATTTCCCCTGCTCATGCTCTTCCTGCTTTCCCTGGCTCTCTACTTTGTATTCTCCGGAGGGCAGGTGGCCGTGATCATCACGGACTTCATCCAGGGCGTCTTTGTGAACCTCGTGTTCCTCGTCATTCTCTTCTATCTGATGAGTGTCGTCGAGTGGGGACAGATCATGGAGGCTCTGGCTTCCGCACCGGACAATGCTTCCCTGATCAATCCCTACAAGACCAGCCATGTGGAGGACTTCAATCTTGTATTCTTCCTGATCGGGATTTTCGGGGTTTTCTATGGAGCCATGAGTTGGCAGGGGACCCAAGGGTACAACGCTTCGGCCAAGACGGCCCACGAAGCGAAAATGGGCAGTGTTCTGACAAACTGGAGAGGTTTTCCCCAGGGGATTTTTCTCCTCATGGTTCCCATCATGATCTACACCGTGATGCGACACCCGGACTGGTCGGCACTCTCTTCGGTGGTGCAGGGCCAGTTGCAGCAGGTCGACAGTGAGACGCTTCGCAACCAGTTGCGCGCACCTCTGGTTCTGGTTCAACTTCTTCCGCCGGGTCTGCTTGGCGCATTCGGAGCGGTCATGCTGGCGGCTTTTATCAGCACGCATGACACCTACCTTCATTCCTGGGGGAGCATCTTTGTGCAGGATGTCATTCTTCCCTTCCGGAAGAAAGAACTGACACCGAAGCAACATCTGCTGGCACTGCGGCTTTCCATTTTCGGAGTGGCTCTCTTTATCTTTTTCTTCAGCCTCCTCTTCCAGCAGAGCGAGTACATCTTTCTCTTCTTTGCCATCACGGGAGCGATTTTCGCAGGAGGCTCCGGTGCAGTGATCATTGGAGGTCTTTACTGGAAGCGCGGGACGGCGGCCGGAGCCTGGACGGCTCTCAGCAGCGGAGCCATGATTGCTGTGGGCGGCATCCTGATTCACCGCCTGGATGCAGGGCTCTTCGAACTCAGTCGCGGACATCTTCCGGCACTGGCTCGCCACTTCTGGTCAGTTCTTCACTGGCTTTACGAAATCAATGGCCAGCAGTATTGGGCACTGGCCATGTTTGCCTCAACGCTTCTCTATGTCGCCGTTTCCCTGCTAGGGCGCAGGGAGGTGGATCTCGACCGCTTGCTTCATCGAAACGAACACGCCATTGCCGGGGAAATGGAAGTGGTGGAGAAAACTCCGACCCGTGGGTGGAAAGTCCTGGGCATGGGACGCGAGTTCACCCGCGGGGACAAGGTGATCTACATCGCGAGCTACGCATGGACAGCGATCTGGACCCTGATCTTCCTTGTGGGATCTGCCATCAACCTGAAGAACCCGGCAGATGACTCTTCCTGGGGCAGTTTCTGGAAAACCTATGTGATGATCCAGATCGTGGTCGCGGTTTTCGTCATGGTCTGGTTCACCATTGGAGGAGTGAGGGATCTTCGGGAGATGTTCTCCCGTCTCGGAAAACCGGAGCGGGACGAGAGTGACGACGGGAGGGTCGATGCCTCTTCATCGTGA